CCTATATGTCGGATGCCGGCATGTGCGGCGACTACGACTCCTCCCTCGGCATGGACAAGGAGGAGCCGCTCAACCGCTTCATCTCCAAGATGCCGAAGGGCCGCATGGAAGCCGCCAACGGCCCCGCGACGATCTGCGGCGTCGGCGTGGAGATTTCGGATACGACGGGACTTGCCGAAAAGATCGCGCCGCTCCGGCTCGGGCCGCGGCTGGCCGAAACTCTGCCGGAGTTCTGGCGGTAACAGGCGACGCGCGGCCGTCCAACACGCAATTGTGAGCATCCTCGGTCTGGACCCCTGCGGCCTCATGCCGCATCCTCCCCGCCATTCGCGCATAACCCCGAAAATCGGGATCGATTTTCGGAAAGGATTATGCGCCGATTGAAGGGTGATAGAGCGCCGGAGGGGTGGCATGAAGCCGCGATATCTTGTCCTCGCTATCGCATGCCTTGCGGACTTCGCCGCGCCGAATCTTGCCGGGGCACAAGAGCAGCGGCCGCCGGTCAGCCAGTGCCAGGCAATCGCGCAAACCATCCCCAAAGTGACCTTCGCAAGCTTTTCCGGCGCCCCGCCGCTGGTGCCTGCCGTCTCCGAGGGCGAGGACGTCAAACTCACCTTCCTCGGCCACTCCACCTTCGCGATCGAGACCCCGGGCGGCATCGTCATCGCGACAGACTATAATGGCTGGTACAGGCCGGCGACGATGCCCGACGTCGTGACCATGAACAAGGCCCACTCGACCCACTTCACCTTGGCGCCCGATCCGGGCATCAAGCACGTACTGCACGGGTGGAGCGATGTTCCGGACGAGAAGGCCAATGTGAATCTGGTCGTCGGCGATGCCTATATCCGCAACGTCACGACGGATATCCGCTTCAGCTATGGCCTCGGCGGCTCGCACGAGAACGGCAATTCCATCTTCATCTTCGAGATCGCCGGTCTGTGCATCGGCCATCTCGGCCACCTGCATTACGAACTGACGGATACCCATTATACCGAGATCGGCCGCCTCGACGTCGTCATGGTCCCCGTCGATGGCGGCCTGACCATGGGCGCCGACAGCATGAGCCGCGTCATCAAACGGCTACGCTCGTCGCTGATCCTGCCGATGCACCGGCGCGGCCCGCCGGTTGAAGCCTTCGTCTCGATGTTCGGCAAGGACTTCGACGTCGCCAATGCGCCCGATGACAGTATCACCGTCTCGATGCGGACGCTGCCGAAAAAGCCGCTGATCTATGTCTTCAAGGGCGTGCAGTAATAGAAAGGCCCGGCGTCTCCTTCTGGGCCTCGCGCATCAGGCGAACTGCAGGTGGCGCTTGATTCCGACATCCGGCATCTTGTCGTCGTCGAGATTGGCCTTGGCGATCTCCCAGCCGAATTTCAGCTTGTTGCCCGTGGAAACCCAGATCTCGGCATCGTCGACATGGAGGGACAGCATGGTGAGCTTGGGGTCCTTCTTGCCGCCGTCATACCAGGCCGCGACGATCGAGCTCCAGTATTCCTCGATCTTGGAGGGGTCGGGATGCACCTCGATCACACCGGCGAGGCAGGCGTGATAGTCGTGATCCTTGCCGATGACACAGAAATGCGCACGGCTGCCGGGCTTGATGGCGCGCACGATGTCGGCGTCGGTCTTGGTGTAGAACCAGATGGTGTTGGTGGTGGGATCGGCATGCGGCGCCATCGGCTGCATGTGCATGTCCAGTCCGGAAATTCCGAGCATGCCGGCATGAACATCGTTGACCTGATCCCAGAGCTGACGTGCTGGATGTTCCTGCGCCTCACTGAGACTTGCCATGACCGTTCCTTTCCGTTGGATGGAGTTCGGTTGAAACGTCATCCCCTCACCTTTGTTCCGAACTGCTTTTTCCTTGAACGGGTGCCGTTTCGCTCTTATAAGGCGGCCCATTCCGAACAATGAGACGTGAACAGGGGTGCCATGGCTGGCCATTCACAGTTTAAAAACATCATGCACCGCAAAGGCCGTCAGGATGCCGTGCGGTCGAAAATGTTCTCCAAGCTTGCGCGCGAAATCACCGTTGCCGCAAAGGCCGGCCTGCCCGACCCGACGATGAACGCCCGCCTTCGCCTGGCGATCCAGAACGCCAAGGCCCAGTCCATGCCGAAAGACAATATCGACCGCGCCATCAAGAAGGCAGCCGGCGCCGACGGCGAAAATTATGATGAAGTCCGCTATGAGGGCTACGGCCCCGGCGGCACGGCGATCATCGTCGAAGCCCTGACCGACAACCGCAACCGCACCGCCTCCAACGTCCGCTCGAGCTTCACCAAGGCCGGCGGCGCTCTCGGCGAAACCGGCTCCGTTTCCTTCTCCTTCGACCATGTCGGCGAAATCACCTACAAGCTTTCCGTCGGTGATGCTGACAAGGTGATGGAAGCCGCGATCGAAGCCGGCGCTGACGACGTCGAGACCGACGAAGACGGCCATTACATCACCTGCGCCTTCGAAGCCCTCGGCGAAGTGGCGAAAGCGCTGGAATCGAGCCTCGGCGAAGCCGAAACCGTCAAGGCCGTCTGGCGCGCCCAGAACAACGTGCCGGTAGACGAGGAAAAAGCCCAGTCGCTGCTGAAACTCATCGACAGCCTGGAAGACGACGACGACGTGCAGAACGTCTATTCCAACTTCGAGGTCTCGGAAGAAGTGCTGGCGAAGCTCTCGGCCTGATCTCCTCAGGCAGGCATCAAATAAAAACCCGGCACAACGCCGGGTTTTTATTTGCCGGAAAGATGGCGCCGTCGGAGTGCGCCTTGCGTAGATCCTAAGCGGCGGCTCGCATGAAATTTCCCAGCCCCGCGAATAGTTCCACCGATGTCAGCCGCGCCTCGATGTCGTGGATCGGCATCGAGATGATCACCTCGTCGGCCTCCGTTTCCTGTAGAAACTCCGTCAGTTTCGCCTCCGCCGTCTTCGGCGAGCCGACCACGGCATAACGCAGCGTGTGTTCGACATTCATCTTTTCCATCGGCGACCAGAAGTCCGCCATATCGGCCACCGGACGCGGAAACGGGCCGCGGACATTGCGGCGCAGATTGACGAACTGCTGCTCTGCGGAAGTGAAATGGTAGCGAGCCTCCTCATCCGTCGCCGCCACCGCACCCATCACGCCAACCATCACATGGGGCTTGTCGAGCGTCGCCGAGGGCTGGAAGCGGTCGCGGTAGATCGCGATCGCATCGAGCAGCATGTCGGGCGCGAAATGCGAAGCGAAGGCATAGGGAAGCCCCAGCATGGCCGCAAGCTGGGCGCTGTAGAGGCTGGAGCCGAGCAGCCAGATCGGGATATGCGAGCCATTGCCGGGAACTGCGAGGATCGCCTGGTTCTCGACCGGCGTGCCGAGGAGTTGCTGCAGTTCCACCACATCGTTGGGGAAACTGTTTGCGCCGGCCTCGAGGTTGCGCCGCAGCGCCTGTGCCGTGCGCATATCCGTTCCCGGCGCGCGCCCGAGGCCGAGATCGATGCGGCCGGGGAAGAGCGCCTCCAGCGTGCCGAACTGCTCGGCGATGACCAGCGGCGAATGATTGGGCAGCATGATGCCGCCGGAGCCGATGCGGATGCGTTTTGTCGCAGCTCCGACATGGCCGATGACGACGGCGGTGGCAGCACTGGCGATCCCCGGCATACCATGATGTTCGGCGAGCCAGAAGCGCTTGTAACCGAATTCCTCGGCCTTCACAGCCATCCGCGCCGAGCCATCGAGGGATTGGCGCACGGTGCTGCCTTCGGCAACGGGGGAAAGGTCGAGTATGGAAAAGGGAACCATGGGAAACCTGCCGGGCAGTTGAACGATGCCGTCTATGTAGGTTCGCGTCCGCACCATTCCAAACCATCCGCGCAAACAAAAAAGGCCGCGCGAGCGCGACCCCCTGTGCAAGATCAGAAGCAATCATTTACCGATGACGGCGCAGCATATGCACCTCAGCGCTCGGCTTGTGGTGGCCGGGCGGCAGCGTGAAATTGCCGAGCTGGCGATCCATTTCCAGGGCTTCGGTCGCCAGCCGGTGGATCGCCGCCGTCGTCTCCTCGACCATCGAGGCGTTCTGCTGCGTCATCGCGTCGAGTTCGGCAACGGCGCTATTGATCTCGCGCAGCGTATTGGCCTCCTCGCGGGTCGCACTCATGATCTCGTTGATCTGCCCGTTGATCGCCTCGACATGGGCGCCGATGCCCGTCAGCGCGACGCCCGCTTTTTCCACCAGCGTAACGCCGCTTTCGACCTCATACGTCGATTTCTGCAGCAGGCTGGAAATCTCCTTGGCGGCACTCGATGAGCGCTGGGCCAGCTCGCGCACTTCCATGGCGACGACGGCGAAGCCCTTGCCGGATTCACCGGCGCGCGCCGCCTCGACGCCGGCATTGAGCGCCAGGAGGTTCGTCTGGAAGGCGATGTCGTCGATGACGGAGATGATCGTGTTGATCTGGCGCGAGGAGGCCTGGATTGCCTCCATCGCCGCGATCGTCTCGCGCATGATCTGGCCTGAGCCGGTCGTCTCCTTCTTGGCGTCGCGGGCGATGCGCTCGGCCTGTTCGGCCCGCTCGATCTGCCGGCGGACCGACTGTGTGATGGCGCTGATCGCAGTCGCCGTCTCGGTGATCGAGCCGGCCTGGCGCTCGGTGCGCCCGGCAAGTTCGTCGGCGCCGGTGCGCATCTCCTCGGAGCCGGCGCGCACCGCCATCGAGTTGCCGCCGATGGCCGTCATGGTTTCGCTGAGCGTCGCCAGCGCCTCGTTGAAATTGACGCGCAGGCTTTCGAGCTCGTTCGGGAAGCGGGTATCGATCTGATAGGCGAGATCGCCGTTCGCCAGATGATGCAGGCCTTCGTCGAGCGCCTCGACCACCTGCTGCAGCGTCTTCGCCTCAGCCTCGCGCTCGGCAAGGTTCTGCTGACGGTCGTGCTCGGCCTGCAGGCGCGTCTCTTCGCTGGCGGCTTCGAGTTCGCGGCTTTCGATCAGCGAGTGGCGAAAGCGGTCGAGCGCATTGGCCATCGTGCCGATCTCGTCCTTGCGGTTCAGGCTGCCGATCTCGCTGTCGAGTTTGCCGTCGGCGACATCGCGGGTGACGCCGGCAAGCCGCGCAAGCGGCGAAAACAGCAAATTGGTGACGAGCCCGGTCGCGATCGCCATGACGACGAGCACGCCGATGCCGATCATCGTCAGCAGGGTGGCGATCTCGATCGAGCCGGCATTGAGCTCGCTCAACAGCACACTCTCGACCACGAGGAAGCGGTCGCCGCGATAGTCGATGCCGCGGACATAGGCGCGGGCCGCGCCGTCCGCCCTATCGAAATCGGCAACCGTCATCGTCGAACTGGCAAGCGCGCTCTTGATGAAGGTGAAGGGTGTCGCATCGAGCGTCGCAAGCTTACCGCTTCCGTCGAGACCGATGGCGGAACCATCGCCGGAGACGATCGCCGCCCGCGCCGTGCTGCCCCGGACGATGCCCTTGGCAAGGATGCCGGAGACGATGTCGTCGCGCACCTTGAAAAGAATGATTCCCTTGGCCGCTCCGAGCTTAATGATCGGCACCGCATAGAAGATCGCCGATTTGCCGCTGGCGGCATCGACGCGAAGGCCGGAAAAGCCTGTCGGCGCGGCGTCATCGGTCGCCTTGGCGGTATTCTCGATCGCCTTGGCGAAAGCGATGCCGGCGCCGGTTGCCTTCCAGGCGTCCGACTTCAGGTTCTCGGCGAAGTCGTCTTCCTTCTTGTAGGAATAGAGCACGGTACCTTCGAGGTCGGCGATCAGCAGATCGCTGAAGGCGGTATCCTCAAGGTCGCGAGCGACTTCGCCCTGTGTCTTCTCATGGTTCGAATAGTAAAAGCCGCTCGGCTCTTCCGGCTTCATGAGCTTCTCGCGCTGATCTGCCGGGTTGGGATTGCCCGATATGAAAACCTTCTTCAGCTCGGCGCGGGCGTCGCCCGAGGTCTTCTCGATCGTCTTCCAGCCGCTCTTTAGGCTGGTGATCGACATCTGCAGCGCCTCGATACGCGCGATGGAATTGGCCTGGTTTTCAAGCTGCGTCAGCTGATCCTGCAGCATGTCGCCGCGAAAGATCAGCACGCTTTCCTTGGCCTTCAGCGCCTGCTCGTCGGAAATGCGGCTGCTGGCGAAATAGGCAAGCACATCAATGACCGCGATCGACAGCACGGTCAGCAAAATGAATGTGGCGATGACCTTAAAGGACAGGGATTGAAATCTCCGAGCCATGTACGACGAACCCCTTCTGAACGCACCTGCCAAGCGCGGGCACGCAGCGCATGCCTGATCAACTGGCCTATAAACAGAACATCGGGGGCTTAAATCCTCGCGAAAAGAAGCCCCCTCGTATTCGATGACTAGAATTCAGGCATCTGTTTTAATTCGCGGTAAATGGCGGGGCCGAAATCCGGGAACGTTTTTGTTTTGTTCACATATCAATGGCAGTTATTTCGCAATGGCTATAGGTTGAACCATGCAAAATACGATTCGCATCGTCGGTATCGATCCCGGGCTTCGCCGCACCGGCTGGGGAATCATCGAGACATCAGGCAATTCCCTGCGGTTTGTGGCATCCGGAACCGTGACCTCCGATGGAGACATGGACCTTGCCTCCCGCCTTTGCCAATTGCACGACGGCCTGGCGGAGATCGTCCACAGCTATAAGCCGGATGAGGCGGCCGTCGAACAGACCTTCGTCAACAAGGATGCGGTGGCGACCCTGAAGCTTGGTCAGGCCCGCGGCATTGCCATGCTGGTGCCGGCGCGCGCCGGGCTGCCGGTCTCCGAATATGCCCCGAACGCCGTGAAGAAGGCCGTCATCGGCGTCGGCCATGGCGAAAAGCAACAGATCCACATGATGTTGAAGATCCTGATGCCGAAGGTCGAATTCAAGGGCAACGACGCCGCCGACGCCTTGGCGATCGCCATCTGCCATGCGCATAATCGCGGCAGCAACCGAATGCGGCAGGCATTGGCCGGATAGCTTGTTCTTGACTTGTTCCATTGGTAAGGATAATTCTTACTTTGAAGGAGCAACAAGATGCGAGTTACGTCCAAAGGCCAGGTCACCATTCCTCGTGATCTCAGGGAACTTGTCGGCATCGAGGCCAACAGCGAGGTCATTTTCTCGATAGAGGGCGGCAAGCTCGTTCTCTCGCCGAAGAACGGCAAGCAGGAGATCGAGGATCGGGGCCGCCTGGATCGTTTTATACAGACGATCCGTCGTCTCGAGGGCACTGGCGATCAGGAGATTGATGCCGAAGACCTTATGTCGATGACCCGTGATCGCTGATGGCCACACTTGTCGATACGAACATACTTGTCGATCTGGCCGTGGTCGGTTCGGACTGGCACGGTTGGTCGCGTCGAAAGATGCTTGACGTCTTCAAAGACGGTCCTGTCCTCATAAACCCGATCATCTATTCCGAATTTTCCGTTCGGTACGACGACGTGGACGAAGTCGATCGACTGCTGCCGCAGGAAGAATTCCGCCGCGAAAATCTGCCTTGGCCGGCTGCATTCGCCGCTGCTGCGGCCTTCCGGCTTTACCGTCGCGCCGGCGGTGGGCGCGAACGGGTATTGCCCGATTTCTTCATCGGCGCGCATGCGGCGATAAGGGGCTACAGAATTTTGACCCGCGATCCCAGCGGATACCGCTCCTATTTCCCCTCCGTTGACCTTATAACCCCCGAAACGCATCCTTGAGAGAGACCACGACCCATGATCGGCAAGCTGAAAGGCACCATAGACGAGATCGGCGAAGACTATGTGCTCGTCGATGTGCACGGCGTCTGCTACGTCGCCTATTGCTCGGCCCGCACCCTGTCGAAAATCGGCTCGGCAGGCGAGGCCTGCGTGCTGTTCATCGAGACCTATGTGCGCGAGGACCAGTTGAAGCTCTTCGGTTTCATGACGGCACTGGAGCGGGAATGGTTCAATCTGCTCCAGAGCGTCCAAGGCGTCGGCGCCAAGGTAGCGCTCGCCGTGCTCTCGACGCTGACGCCAGGCGAACTTGCCAATGCGATTGCCCTGCAGGACCGCGCCGCCGTCTCGCGTGCGCCGGGCGTCGGTCCCAAAGTGGCGATGCGCCTCGTCACCGAGCTCAAGAACCGAGCGCCGGCCTTTGCCGGGGAAGCGATCAATATCGCCCTCAAGCAGGAACTCGGCGAAGGGGTCGCGGCCGCGCCTGTCGCCGATGCGGTTTCCGCGCTGACCAACCTCGGCTATTCCCGCGACCAGGCGGCAAATGCGATTGCCGCGGCAATGAAGACGGCCGGCGAAGGTGCCGACAGCGCCAAGCTGATCCGGCTAGGGTTGAAGGAACTGGCGCGGTAGAGTAGGATGAATTGTCATTTTTTCCGCTGATTGACAAATTTTCCAACCAACACATGAAAATAGGATTTCTGTTCAATGCGGGGAGAATTTACGCTTTCACCCAAAGGCCAGATAACGCTTCCGAAAGAGCTCCGGGACACGCTCGGCCTTCAGCCCGGCGATCAGCTTGTTTTCTCCATCATCGATGGAGAGGTCGTGATTACACCGAAATCGATCAACTTCAATGATCTCGCCGGCCTTCTGGGATCGCCTCCAAATGGTCGTGCTTCCCTGGAGGAGATCGACGCAACCGTCACCGACGCTGCGGGCAGCGATGTGGTCAACGAAGCCACGCGGTCGAAATCGGATGTAGCGGCATGATGGCCTATGGCTTGGATACAAACGTCCTGCTGAGGCTCATCGTCGACGATGATCCAGAGCAAAGGGCGGCCGCCCTGAAATTCGGTGAAGGCATCGGCAGGGATTATCGTGGATTTCTCTCCTTGCTGAACCTCTTGGAACTGGATTGGGCGTTGCGCGCACGGTTCGGCTTCAAGAAAAAGGATGTTGTCGAGGCAATCGGCAAGTTGACACGCGTCAGGGGATTGGACATCGAGAACCAGACCCTCGTTATCAAGGCCCTGAGGGCCGTGGAAACGCGAAACGCCGATTTTGCCGATGCCTTGATCGGCTACCGCGCCGCGGATGAGGGATGCCAGGCGACCAAGACATTTGACCGGCACGCGTTCAAGACCGTGCCAGGTATGGAGCTTCTTTCATGAGCGAATCCGCCCGCCTGATATCGCCGGAAAAGCGGGGCGAAGACCTTGATATCACGTTGCGCCCGCAATCGCTGGACGAGTTCACCGGCCAGGCGGAAGCGCGCGCCAATCTCAAGGTCTTCATCGAGGCGGCGAAAAACCGCGGCGAAGCGCTGGACCATGTGCTCTTCGTCGGGCCGCCCGGCCTCGGTAAGACGACGCTGGCGCAGATCATGGCCAAAGAGCTCGGCGTCAACTTTCGCTCGACGTCGGGCCCTGTTATCGCCAAGGCCGGCGATCTCGCTGCCCTGCTCACCAATCTCGAGGAGCGCGACGTGCTCTTCATCGACGAAATCCATCGCCTCAATCCGGCCGTCGAGGAAATCCTCTATCCGGCCATGGAAGATTTCCAGCTCGACCTCATCATCGGGGAAGGCCCTGCCGCTCGCTCGGTGAAGATCGACCTGTCGAAATTCACGCTGGTGGCGGCCACCACCCGCCTCGGCCTGTTGACGACGCCGCTGCGTGACCGCTTTGGCATTCCGGTGCGCCTGAGCTTCTACACCGTCGAGGAGCTGGAACTGATCGTGCGCCGTGGCGCGCGGCTGATGAACCTGCCGATCACCGAGGAGGGCGCCCGCGAGATCGCAAGACGCGCCCGCGGCACCCCGCGCATCGCCGGCCGGCTGCTGCGGCGCGTGCGCGATTTCGCCGAGGTGGCAAGGGCGGAAGCCGTCACCCGCGAGATCGCCGACGAGGCGCTGACCCGCCTGCTGGTCGACAATGTCGGCTTCGACCAGCTCGACAAACGTTACCTCAACATGATCGCCGTCAATTTCGGCGGCGGTCCAGTCGGCATCGAAACCATTGCCGCCGGCCTTTCCGAGCCGCGCGACGCGATCGAGGACATCATCGAGCCCTACATGATCCAGCAAGGTTTCATCCAGCGCACGCCACGCGGCCGTGTTCTGACCGCAATCGCGTGGAAACATCTGGGAATGCAACCGCCCAAGGATATGGAGGCTGCGCAGTTCCGGCTGTTCCAGGAGGACAACTGAGTGATCACCCGCCGCGGATTTTTCAAGGTTCTGGGCGGCGGTGTCGCAGGCGTCATGTCGCTCGGTGGTTACGCCTTCGCCTATGAACCGCTCGCGCGGCTCGCCATCACCCGCTACCAGCTGACGCCTCCGGGATGGACCCCGGGGCTCAAGCTGCGCGTCGTGGCGCTCGCCGATCTCCATGCCTGCGAACCCTGGATGTCGGCAAGCCGCATTGCCGCGATCTGCCACAGGGCGAATGAACTTGAAGGCGACGTCACCGTCCTGCTCGGCGATTATGCCGCCGGCATGAACATGGTGACGCAGTACGTGCATTCGAGCCAATGGTCGAAGGCGCTCGCCACCTTGCAGGCCCCTCTCGGCGTCCATGCGGTCATGGGCAACCATGATTGGTGGGAGGATAGGACCGCCCAGAAGAACGGCGGGATGGAAA
The Rhizobium leguminosarum DNA segment above includes these coding regions:
- a CDS encoding YebC/PmpR family DNA-binding transcriptional regulator translates to MAGHSQFKNIMHRKGRQDAVRSKMFSKLAREITVAAKAGLPDPTMNARLRLAIQNAKAQSMPKDNIDRAIKKAAGADGENYDEVRYEGYGPGGTAIIVEALTDNRNRTASNVRSSFTKAGGALGETGSVSFSFDHVGEITYKLSVGDADKVMEAAIEAGADDVETDEDGHYITCAFEALGEVAKALESSLGEAETVKAVWRAQNNVPVDEEKAQSLLKLIDSLEDDDDVQNVYSNFEVSEEVLAKLSA
- the ruvA gene encoding Holliday junction branch migration protein RuvA, encoding MIGKLKGTIDEIGEDYVLVDVHGVCYVAYCSARTLSKIGSAGEACVLFIETYVREDQLKLFGFMTALEREWFNLLQSVQGVGAKVALAVLSTLTPGELANAIALQDRAAVSRAPGVGPKVAMRLVTELKNRAPAFAGEAINIALKQELGEGVAAAPVADAVSALTNLGYSRDQAANAIAAAMKTAGEGADSAKLIRLGLKELAR
- a CDS encoding PIN domain-containing protein, producing MMAYGLDTNVLLRLIVDDDPEQRAAALKFGEGIGRDYRGFLSLLNLLELDWALRARFGFKKKDVVEAIGKLTRVRGLDIENQTLVIKALRAVETRNADFADALIGYRAADEGCQATKTFDRHAFKTVPGMELLS
- a CDS encoding methyl-accepting chemotaxis protein; its protein translation is MARRFQSLSFKVIATFILLTVLSIAVIDVLAYFASSRISDEQALKAKESVLIFRGDMLQDQLTQLENQANSIARIEALQMSITSLKSGWKTIEKTSGDARAELKKVFISGNPNPADQREKLMKPEEPSGFYYSNHEKTQGEVARDLEDTAFSDLLIADLEGTVLYSYKKEDDFAENLKSDAWKATGAGIAFAKAIENTAKATDDAAPTGFSGLRVDAASGKSAIFYAVPIIKLGAAKGIILFKVRDDIVSGILAKGIVRGSTARAAIVSGDGSAIGLDGSGKLATLDATPFTFIKSALASSTMTVADFDRADGAARAYVRGIDYRGDRFLVVESVLLSELNAGSIEIATLLTMIGIGVLVVMAIATGLVTNLLFSPLARLAGVTRDVADGKLDSEIGSLNRKDEIGTMANALDRFRHSLIESRELEAASEETRLQAEHDRQQNLAEREAEAKTLQQVVEALDEGLHHLANGDLAYQIDTRFPNELESLRVNFNEALATLSETMTAIGGNSMAVRAGSEEMRTGADELAGRTERQAGSITETATAISAITQSVRRQIERAEQAERIARDAKKETTGSGQIMRETIAAMEAIQASSRQINTIISVIDDIAFQTNLLALNAGVEAARAGESGKGFAVVAMEVRELAQRSSSAAKEISSLLQKSTYEVESGVTLVEKAGVALTGIGAHVEAINGQINEIMSATREEANTLREINSAVAELDAMTQQNASMVEETTAAIHRLATEALEMDRQLGNFTLPPGHHKPSAEVHMLRRHR
- a CDS encoding type II toxin-antitoxin system VapC family toxin — its product is MATLVDTNILVDLAVVGSDWHGWSRRKMLDVFKDGPVLINPIIYSEFSVRYDDVDEVDRLLPQEEFRRENLPWPAAFAAAAAFRLYRRAGGGRERVLPDFFIGAHAAIRGYRILTRDPSGYRSYFPSVDLITPETHP
- the ruvB gene encoding Holliday junction branch migration DNA helicase RuvB codes for the protein MSESARLISPEKRGEDLDITLRPQSLDEFTGQAEARANLKVFIEAAKNRGEALDHVLFVGPPGLGKTTLAQIMAKELGVNFRSTSGPVIAKAGDLAALLTNLEERDVLFIDEIHRLNPAVEEILYPAMEDFQLDLIIGEGPAARSVKIDLSKFTLVAATTRLGLLTTPLRDRFGIPVRLSFYTVEELELIVRRGARLMNLPITEEGAREIARRARGTPRIAGRLLRRVRDFAEVARAEAVTREIADEALTRLLVDNVGFDQLDKRYLNMIAVNFGGGPVGIETIAAGLSEPRDAIEDIIEPYMIQQGFIQRTPRGRVLTAIAWKHLGMQPPKDMEAAQFRLFQEDN
- a CDS encoding AbrB/MazE/SpoVT family DNA-binding domain-containing protein, whose product is MRGEFTLSPKGQITLPKELRDTLGLQPGDQLVFSIIDGEVVITPKSINFNDLAGLLGSPPNGRASLEEIDATVTDAAGSDVVNEATRSKSDVAA
- a CDS encoding pyridoxamine 5'-phosphate oxidase family protein — translated: MASLSEAQEHPARQLWDQVNDVHAGMLGISGLDMHMQPMAPHADPTTNTIWFYTKTDADIVRAIKPGSRAHFCVIGKDHDYHACLAGVIEVHPDPSKIEEYWSSIVAAWYDGGKKDPKLTMLSLHVDDAEIWVSTGNKLKFGWEIAKANLDDDKMPDVGIKRHLQFA
- a CDS encoding MBL fold metallo-hydrolase, with product MKPRYLVLAIACLADFAAPNLAGAQEQRPPVSQCQAIAQTIPKVTFASFSGAPPLVPAVSEGEDVKLTFLGHSTFAIETPGGIVIATDYNGWYRPATMPDVVTMNKAHSTHFTLAPDPGIKHVLHGWSDVPDEKANVNLVVGDAYIRNVTTDIRFSYGLGGSHENGNSIFIFEIAGLCIGHLGHLHYELTDTHYTEIGRLDVVMVPVDGGLTMGADSMSRVIKRLRSSLILPMHRRGPPVEAFVSMFGKDFDVANAPDDSITVSMRTLPKKPLIYVFKGVQ
- the ruvC gene encoding crossover junction endodeoxyribonuclease RuvC: MQNTIRIVGIDPGLRRTGWGIIETSGNSLRFVASGTVTSDGDMDLASRLCQLHDGLAEIVHSYKPDEAAVEQTFVNKDAVATLKLGQARGIAMLVPARAGLPVSEYAPNAVKKAVIGVGHGEKQQIHMMLKILMPKVEFKGNDAADALAIAICHAHNRGSNRMRQALAG
- a CDS encoding AbrB/MazE/SpoVT family DNA-binding domain-containing protein, whose amino-acid sequence is MRVTSKGQVTIPRDLRELVGIEANSEVIFSIEGGKLVLSPKNGKQEIEDRGRLDRFIQTIRRLEGTGDQEIDAEDLMSMTRDR
- a CDS encoding LLM class flavin-dependent oxidoreductase, giving the protein MVPFSILDLSPVAEGSTVRQSLDGSARMAVKAEEFGYKRFWLAEHHGMPGIASAATAVVIGHVGAATKRIRIGSGGIMLPNHSPLVIAEQFGTLEALFPGRIDLGLGRAPGTDMRTAQALRRNLEAGANSFPNDVVELQQLLGTPVENQAILAVPGNGSHIPIWLLGSSLYSAQLAAMLGLPYAFASHFAPDMLLDAIAIYRDRFQPSATLDKPHVMVGVMGAVAATDEEARYHFTSAEQQFVNLRRNVRGPFPRPVADMADFWSPMEKMNVEHTLRYAVVGSPKTAEAKLTEFLQETEADEVIISMPIHDIEARLTSVELFAGLGNFMRAAA